ACCCTTGCCGAGGAGTCTAGCTTtaagccgaagaggattaaggggAATGCCCTACCTATTTTGGGTTTTTCGAAAGAAGATAAGATCAtaactatccaaccccatgatgatgtTTTGGTGGTTACGTTAAGGATATGGGGTTACAACGTAAAGAGAGTGATGGTTGACCAAGGTAGTGGgacagatattatgtaccctgatttgtttAAGGCGCTAAACTTAAGACTTGAGGATCTTACGAATTATAACTCGCTACTAATAAGCTTTGAGGGGAagactgtcataccaaagggacaaattaggTTGCTTGTGCAATCCCACTCAGAAGTGGTagaagtggatttcattgtggttaatgcctattctccctacaTGACCATTGTGGCAAGACCATAGTTGCATGCTTTGGGGGTCGTGTCCTCAAATCTAAATGTCAAGGTCAAGTTCCCATCTAGGGATCAAGTTGAGGAACTAATTGGGAGTTAATCTATAGCTAGATAGTGTAtgacggctgcaattctgcatcaGCCTGGGCTAAAATCCTCGTCCTTGACCGAGAAGGGCTTATAGTAATTAATGTCTCTGGTTGTGCCCAGGGCAGCAGCGGTGGAAGAT
This genomic stretch from Castanea sativa cultivar Marrone di Chiusa Pesio chromosome 9, ASM4071231v1 harbors:
- the LOC142609094 gene encoding uncharacterized protein LOC142609094 translates to MAMREGETLKTYSDRTLWNHLEQLVKEGRLKQFLYRLNGQRGHSGLVNQGNDALRPLLGTINVIFAASSRTGSRPSRVMSVARTLAEESSFKPKRIKGNALPILGFSKEDKIITIQPHDDVLVVTLRIWGYNVKRVMVDQGSGTDIMYPDLFKALNLRLEDLTNYNSLLISFEGKTVIPKGQIRLLVQSHSEVVEVDFIVVNAYSPYMTIVARP